The stretch of DNA GAAACTTCAACAAACACACTTGCCTTTTGCGGACAGAAAAATAGTATTTCTTTTACCAGATACAGTTGGTTGCTATTAGTAGCCCTTGTTTATTCTTTACAAGTCAGATAAATAAAATGACCCAAAATAACACACATTTTGGAAACGATCAAACAGTGCTTTTATTAATCTTTTAAATGGGAGTTTTTGTAAAAATCCTTTTCAGATGGAGAGTTACATTGCAGCTCCCTCAATTGGGTCTATACAACATGTTAAACATTtcttatatgcagtgttcgacaaacctatacatttgctcgccccgggcgagtggatttaacccccgggcgagtaaatattggcccaagcagcacacgtttggtactaggtggcgagtagatttttttgtgtggcgagtagattttttggtgatttgtcaaccactgcttatatGAATGCACTTTTTGAATTATCACTTGTACCAGAATAAAACATTAaattcttagattgtaagctcttcggggcagggatttcctttcctattgtctgtttttgctgcgcttaatgtattatttaattccctgtactatattctttgtgaagcgctgagtacactttttgtgctatataaataaagacatacaatacaattaaattcCGAGTCCTATGTGTCAATGGTCCAGATCCTCAGAGCTCTATTACCTCCGGGCTCATAACGTCATGTTACCAAAATCAATCATGGTAGTTATTTTCCTTGAAGTTAATGGTGATCCACAAAGCTAATGTTATGCACAAAACAACATCCGTTAGGTCTTTCGTTGGCATAGACTTAACTGTACATCAACAAACAGTAGCGCAGGTGCCTTATACAGGTTAACCTATATAAACCTATAATAACGTACATTTGCATTAAACCTAATTGTCACACGTGCCCAATGGCTATTATATCGAGTATGTTCGTTTAAAAAATCAGTAGCGCATGCATATTAACATGTCTAAACATCATGGTGTTACGTAGGAAAACAATTGCAAAGTTTAAAAAGTATAAACACCTGATGTATAAAGTCCGTTAAACAACAAACAGAACCCcaagaagctcattttgggaacccctgagcccccacaaaaatatatatgtatatgtgtcaaaaaggagtgctactgagcatggcagatgcataaaacaaagaacaaaaatacACCGTAAAATACttttatattctcttgaaaaagggtcatttagtttaaccctttggccaacgcgTCATAAGCCAGTGAGCCGCATCAAGGCAGACCCTACTCACAGGTCCTAAccctaccagataaaatactaatacacctacagtatactaggattacaattctcatttacctctattaggagggagaaggacaaacATTGGATCCATATCCAGTCAAATGAAAGAGACCTGCTAACTAGGGCagtggtagtgttaggacctgtgagcagggtctgccttgatgtggctcacaggcttacgacactttggccaaagggttaaactaaatgaccctttttgaaaagaatatataagtattttactgtgtatttttgtcatattggaaggggcattgggcttttttgttctttgttttatgcatccgccacgctcagtagcactcctttttgacacttatatacatatatatttttgggggctcaggggttcccaaaatgagcttcttagggttctgtgtgttgtttaacttattgtcagctggtctcagctgttggaggataGTGGCCCCTCCCTTCCAGGTGTCAAGCtcacccctcctcactgccctagTTAGCAGGtctctttcattttactggatatgatCCAATgtttgtccttctccctcctaatagaggtcaATGAGAATTTGAATCCTAGTTTACTGtaggtgtattagtattttatctggtagtgttaggacctgtgagcagggtctgccttgatgtggctcacaggcttacgatgctttggccaaaggcttaaactaaatgaccctttttcaagagaatatataagtattttactgtgtatttatgTCATATTGGAATGggcattgggcttttttgttCTTTGTATAAAGTCCGTTACTAAGAGCACATACCAGCATTGAGAGATAAGAAAGCATCATATCTCAGGCTCTGGATGCTCCGTCTGCACAAACAGCTAGGATAAGGATGCAATGCTTCACTGAGGAGCTAGAGCTGCTTATTAATGGTATAGTGGCGAACTATCCCAAGCCTTTTGGTGAGCTGTGTAATAGAACCAACCAACACAGCTGAAAAACAACAATGCTGACCTCCATAAATGATCTGGGGCATGCTGTCCGGAGCATTGACATGCTCAAGAAGTTGTGGGCTGACACAATAAGAAGTTTAAGAGGAAATTGTTGGACTCTCCAAGTCAGCCAGGATGACCGGAGGGGGACTGCCTGCTGAGCTGCACCTCACGGCCTATGAGCAGTAAGTGATGGAGGTCAACTCTCCAACACAAGTATTGGGACTGGTTATCATGGTTGATACTGACCTGAAGGAGGTGGAAGAAGACAAGTAATATTCCAAAAATATGACAATCTTAATAATGTCCAAGTGACCCACAACATAAATCATGGTAGTCTATAGCAGTACCTAAAAATGTACCACTTACAGAGATATGTTGCGAGCAACTATAGTTGTAATTCTGAAATAGGGAAAGGGCCCCCTATCATGCTCTAGTTACAGGTCCATCTCCCTTCTAAATACAGATTTAAAACTCTATGCCAAAATTCTAGCCACCAGACTTAATGCTATTCTCCCTAGACTAATCCATCCGGAACAGGTTGGCTTTGTTTTGGGCAGACAGGTCCTCGACAAGTTGAGGAGAACAGTAAACTTCATACATGTACACGtagattgtaatctctttggggcagggactcattgtcctattgttttgtctgaagctcttattcccattgtgttataatattatgtcaagTGTATTGTAATGCGCTAtattaaataaagatatacattccTAGATACATACATGTAGCAAAACAAACAATATGTCCCTGTTTTTTACTCTCATTACACACCGAAATTTTTTTAGATAGGCTGAACTGGCAGTTTATGATAGCTACACTCTCACAAATGGGATTTACCCCAAAAATtgtaaataatattaatacactgTACTCTGCTCCGACAGTCACAGTCAGGACGAACGCCATCCTATCTGACTCTTTCCCGATACTAAATGGCACTAGGCACGGCTGTCCATCATCCCCACTACTTTTCGCCATTGCAATAGAACCACTAGCTTGCCATATAAGAGTGAATGCCAATATCTCGGGTAAtgttgtaaaaagaaaaaaaggagttTAAAATAGCTCTATTTGCAGACAATGTACTACTTACTGATGCTTTCATAACATCTTGTCTCACTTCCTAATCTTTTCCACACCCTATCAGAATTCAGCTCCCTCTCAGGATATAAAATGAATAATACCAAATCCTTGGCCCTTAATACAAATCTCCCTAAGGAAGTAGTAAAATTCCAAATTAATTTTGATTTTAAATGGAGCCCAAACCATATAAAATACTTAGGTATCATAATAACCAAGGACTATGCTAAACTATATGACACAAATTTCAGACCCTTCTTTAAACAGATAATAAAAGACCTGACCTCTTGGCATCAGCAGCGGTTTTCAAGATCTGCCAGCCCAGGCAGTTACATGTTGTgtccgcctccttgctgccgccctccttctccttccgaatcgcagcgtcaaatgatgctgcagacGTCAGTGCTTGTGGAGTTGCGGCCTTTTGCCGAGGATCCTCGGGGTAGATTTTTAACAGGTTATTGAGAACCATGGACATGCTGGAGTACCCCTCTATGAATCTGGGGTAGTATACGCAAAACCCCAGGAAAGATCGCAGTTCCATCACGTTATCTGGCCTGGGCCAGTTCACTACGGCTTCGACCTTGGCGGGGTCGTAGTCCTTGCTTTTTCCCCAGGTATAAACCTCTACTTTGTAGTCATCAGAGATCGAAGTGGCTGCTTACTCTCATTCCGTGTGGAACTGGCTAACGGGATGAGAGTGAGCAGCCACTTCGACCTCTGAAGCTACACCTCCCTGGAATTATCTGGAATCTCTGGGCAATAAATAAACTTTCTTGAGTTTCTTTCTTTAAGTGGCTATTAGAACAAATTGAAAATAAGCAATGTGTGAGTGAATGTCTCtcttgctgcttttttttttatagattttataTATTCAACCATGTTAAAACTGAATATATGCAATCAGTTTCTCTCTATATAAGAAAATtaccaacaaaacaaaaaaccttaCTTCAAATGAAGCAGAAACTTGCAAGCTGTTAAAGACACAGAGACAAGACACAGCACATAAAGCGTTTTATTAAGGGGAACATGTGAGTGTATGTCTCAACATGTTTGAATGTATATTGTTATAACAATACTATACTATTTTTTCCTTTCTGTTCTTCTCTTTTCAGTATCTGTGGATCCATGCAACTATAGCCATTCTTCTGCGCATCTAGTACAATAAGGGCGAGCCCATAGTGGCGGCGTCGCAATGTGTGCGTGCTTGCGTCCGCGTGCACTTTCGGGACTCTTACCTGATTGTCTATGGTTGTTCATCAAGTGCCCGTGGAGCTGCGCGcgtcgacgctgctacattttgctgcCACAACTCAAATTGAGATTTCGGGCTGCAGTTGCATGATGTCAGTGTCACATGAACTggttcagcaaatgagggcgaaccagctccgttacACATCTGTGACGCATTCGCCACTCCCCCACCAcgccctccccaatctcctgaaGTTAGCGCACACATCCCAGCCATGAGCTCGGCATAATGGTTGGATATTCTTGGGGCTCTGGCTGCAAGATCAGCAGATGTTTGTGTTTTTCCATAAGGATCATATTGGACATTTTACATACTTTTTATATATGGACATTAATTTTTTTTGCGCTGATTGGTAATTATCACTTTAATTGATAGCACCACactatttgtctttttttttatattagaaAATAGTGCTTTAGTTTTTCAATGTACACTGTAAGTTAAGTGTAATTTATCAAAGCATTCTGGCTGCAAAACTCAGACAAACAAACTGCACCAGATGTATTAAAGAAAACATTCCTGTTGAAACCACTTGAATTTTCTTGTTTGGTAACTCTGGTGCAGTATTTTTGCACCTCTTTTGCCCTGTTTTTCAAGCCGGGACATTGATAAATAACCCCTACCCAATCATCTTTGTCAAACTACCTTACCCCTTTATGCAAAATGATTATGTCGCTGCATATGTGTATAGCATTTTATGTGTAGTACATTGATATTATTATGAtttttatgatgatgatgattattattattattattattattaaactagTTACATGCAATTACATGTATATGCATAATTACATTTGCCAAATACATTTCACAAACCATTGCAAACAATGTCATTATATGCAAGTAAACTGTAGCTACTCTGTAAGAACTtaaattgcaagctcttcgggacagcGGTTCAATTTCCTATTGTTTCGTCTGAAGTGCTTATtaccattgtgttataatattatgtcacatgtattgtgAAATGCTAGGacacctggatggcgctatataaataaagatatacatacagtacagtacatacatacatacaatgctgaGAATATCTTTTACTTTATGATCCCATTTATCTGTTGTCAAACCAATAACATGATATGTTCTTATGAATATTCTGATCACATAAACTGTTACCTTTATGTTACATGATTACCATGCTGATGTAAGTACTTTCATTCTGCAAGATTTTCCCTTAGCGATAAAGCAATTGGTTTCATTTTCAACCTACAGACTTCATGTTGTTATCTCAGAATGTGGATGTATAGGACTATCCATTTCTCAGAACTACTCCGTGCTGAATACCCAGCCCACACAGATCCCTCTCCCTTTGATGCTCTGTCTAGGGTAATGAGCTCACACACATTCCAACATCCCTCGGCACTCTCAATATTCATCTGTCTCTTGCTAAGGAAACCTCCAAAGACCTTTGTAAAATGAGCAATTATTTCAAAGTTTACCTTGTGTTCAAATATTTCCAATGGGAGCTATTAAATAGACAAAATAAAATCGATGATTACTTGGGTAACAATATGTTTATTAATGTCTCTCAACTGCATCTTGCACCCCAAGATGTTTGTTTGTATGTGCCTTCTTTAAACTGCTGCATACAGTAGTTTTTAAACCAACATGTGTTGTTTAAACTAAAAGGGAGACATTTAACCTAGACTCCAGGCTGCATAATTGGGGGCAAAAAAACTGAATCATATTTATTAAGGGAAAGAATTGGGATTTTCTTGTTTCAAGGTGCAGAGTTTTTGCCCTGGGTTTGCAGCAAAGAGCCCCGGATAACATTTTCTTGAACTTCCATAAATTATGAACTCATTTATCTGTGAGTGACTCAATTCATGTTTCTACGTGACATCTTGGAATAAATCTCTTCAATACTGTAACTTCATCCCATAGCTTGCCCCCTGCTTTCTATATTATTCTGTTTTGTTACTCCAGATGCCACCTTTGAATGTGACACACTTCCATTGTACCTGCAGTGTCCCTGATTGGCTGATGAGTGTGGGAAGCTCTGCAGAGCTAGAGCCTCACACATTATTATGCAGAGTGAGGGGTATAAAGAGGGGAGGGTTTGCTTCACTAGCTGCATATCACTTGGATCAGATATCAGAGGATACTTCCAGGCATCCAGCCGCTACTCACTGACTGTGCGGGATGGCTCCTTGCAACATCAGGATGCAGGGTGCTGATAACAGCAAGTCAAAAGGAGTCAGAAAGGTAGGAATTGCTTTCTGTTTATAGTGCTGAGCTCCAGGAGccatgggggggaggaaggggttattctttgcaattaattaatttattgggGCAACGGAAAAAAATGAGTATTGAGTAATGAGTAATGGGTTGTGATGCACATTCAACTTCCCAGACCGCAAATGTCCCTACTTCACATGATGAATGGGGCTTTTGTAGATTGGAAAGCTCTTCACATCCTTTTTTGCTACCTATCCTAGAGTACAATAACTCACTGTAAAAGCACATGGGAAATTCTAATGACTTCATGTTTTCTTCTCCAGATGAGGAAGCCTGTGATTGAGAAGATGAGGAGAGATCGTATTAACAGCAGCATTGAGCAGCTCAAGACCTTACTGGAGAAAGAGTTTCAGAAACATGAACTTCCATCCAAACCAGAGAAAGCTGATATCCTGGAGATGACAGTGAGCTTCCTGCAGCAGCACATGGCTGAGAAATGTAAGTGTTCAGTGGTGTCTGGTTCTAAAACAGGGGAGCTGATCCTCTTAAAACAAAAGCCAAAGTACAATATTAAGTGTAATACAAGTCTAATcgggttttttttcttctatagcTGCACCACCATCCAACCAAACCTACAGAGAAGGTCACTCCAGATGTCTCCAGGACTCCTTTCACTTCCTCTCCCTGCATAAACAGACAGAGGCTCGGGTGAAGCTGTCTTGCAATATCCATGGAGTTCACACTGTGGCAGAGGGTGTATTTTCTTCTGTGTTACCCTGTCCCCAGAGCCCGAACAAAAACATCTGGAGACCTTGGTAGAGAGTTTTTACTGCAACTTGAAAAACATTGTTCTGTGCATTGTAAGACTAGCTGGCATCCATTCGTGAGGTGTTACCAGTGACAAATATGTTTTATCGTATAAAGCTTGTAAAATACTGTAGATAATGTGATGGTAATGctcattttattgtgttttatattAAAACTACAGCTCAGTTTATATTGTCAAACGTGGGGATCTTATATTATATAGTGCTTATGAAAATGGTGCATTTCAGTGATTCGGGACCATACATGTTTGTTCATTTCATGCCAGGTATTTTCAGGAGCCAGAGCATCAGCACAATGTTTTCCTTCTAAGAAGAGAATGTATTGAGTTAATCCGAGGTATAAGTAATACAAGGTATATCCATGTTAATTCAGGGGAGGGTACCCGGTGACACGTTCGGTCTCCCAAAGCCCTCGTTACATAGAACATTATTATTACAGTTGTTGTACAACTATAAAGAGTAAAGCTTGTGTCAAGCTGTTCATTTGTTAAAACTGTAAACGATTTACATACGTTGATCTGAGCCCCTCGATGAGAGTAAAACTGGCATTATgttgtatattacaatatttgtATTTTCGGTGAAGATAAACGATGTTAATACTTGATAATATTCAATATCTGAAATATACTGTTAAATGTATTATCACATTGTTGGTAGTGATGTCTCAAAGTTTATTTACAATGAGATTGGTATCTGCTGTAATATCTCCTGTTTGGAGGGGCAAGCAAAACTTTCATACATCTGCATTAGCTGCAATGTGCACGGGAATTCTCAGCAAATCCCATATAATATGTATGATATGCAATATTTGCAAAAATACGTGATTATAAATACATTATTGTTGTATTATAGAATCCGTTTATGTCTGGGAATTTTAAATGCATTCTCTATTAATGCAAATGGCTTCAAATGTCTGAAAATAAAAGTATTTGGGAGAAATGTGAATATTATTGTTttactttattatatatttacacacatgctGCTATTGGCACTTTGCAAACTAGGATGTCCGTAGCATCTGAGCCCTCTTGTAATATATCCAGATGTTGCCAGTTTATTACAATTGGACCCTTGCTGCATGCACCACGTGACAGAGAATATTTTAGGGTTTCAAATAAAACACATGATAAAATAGCTATATGACTTTGCCGTTGAATTTCAGGTTACCATGTCACACACTATAAGGGTTCTTCACACATGGAATTattgtgtacagagcttccaaaACATCACTATAGacttgaagaagagacctatgagTTTGGAAAGCACTGTCATTTTATAATCTATGAAAAACTCTCATCGCAATTTTAAACAAATCTACACTTCTCCATGTCCAATGTGGCTACAAAAACGTAAACTATTTAAGGGAGAAAAGACACCTAAAATAACAGCAGTAATGATTATGACTTCACAATTTCCAGGATCTACCGGTATATACATTCTTCTACGGATGAATAATATTACAGATACCCCAGTAAATGGAGTTTTCTGGATATCACTGTTTGTGGCTTGGGGTGGGGAATCGGGGATATTTAGAGATGTCCCCCTAGTACACCGGTTACTGGGGCAGTCCCAAGTAGTGGACAAGCAAACCCCAATCAATCGATGTTATTGACTTGGTTAGAAATATCCAATCACCATTAAAGAGAACTAGATTAGTAATTAGAAGGGGGGTGGGGCAATAATCTTAAAGTGTTTGTGTATCAAACTTCAGTTGCAAAATTGGGGCAATAATATTATAAACAATCAACAGATTTATGAAGGGGGAAGTCCTATTGAATGATATTGAGTGATAGTTCTTATCTCCCA from Ascaphus truei isolate aAscTru1 chromosome 6, aAscTru1.hap1, whole genome shotgun sequence encodes:
- the LOC142496507 gene encoding transcription factor HES-5-like, with the protein product MAPCNIRMQGADNSKSKGVRKMRKPVIEKMRRDRINSSIEQLKTLLEKEFQKHELPSKPEKADILEMTVSFLQQHMAEKSAPPSNQTYREGHSRCLQDSFHFLSLHKQTEARVKLSCNIHGVHTVAEGVFSSVLPCPQSPNKNIWRPW